From Pongo pygmaeus isolate AG05252 chromosome 1, NHGRI_mPonPyg2-v2.0_pri, whole genome shotgun sequence, one genomic window encodes:
- the PRAMEF20 gene encoding PRAME family member 20, translating to MKMSIRTPPRLLELAGRSLLRDKTLAISTLEELPTELFPPLFMEAFSRRRCEALKLMVQAWPFHRLPLGSLMKRPCLETLQAVLDGLDALLTHGVRLRRWKLQVLDLQNVSENFWVVWSEAMARGCLPNAMTNRKLVQDCPRMRGQQPLTVFIDLCLKSRTLDEYLTCLFLWVKQREGLVHLCCKKLKMLGMLLHNIRNILKTVNPDCIQEVEMNCNWTLPVLAEFTPHLGQMRNLQKLVLSDIDVFRYISPEQKKEFVTQFTSQFLKLRCLQKLYMNLVSFLEGHLDQLLSCLKTSLKILAITNCVLLESDLKHLSKCPSIGQLKTLDLSGTRLANFSLVPLQVLLEKVAGTLEYLDLDDCGIVDSQVNAILPALSRCFELTTFSFRGNPISMATLENLLCHTIRLNNLCLELYPAPRESYDVRGIVCRSRFAQLGAELMGRVRALREPKRILFCTDYCPQCGNRSLYDLEVDRCCC from the exons ATGAAGATGAGCATCCGGACTCCACCCAGACTCCTGGAGCTTGCGGGGCGGAGCCTGCTGAGGGACAAAACCTTGGCCATCTCCACCCTGGAGGAACTGCCCACAGAACTTTTCCCCCCGCTGTTCATGGAGGCCTTCAGCAGGAGACGCTGTGAGGCCCTCAAGCTGATGGTGCAGGCCTGGCCTTTCCACCGCCTTCCTCTGGGGTCTCTGATGAAGAGGCCTTGTCTGGAGACCCTCCAAGCTGTGCTCGATGGGCTTGATGCACTGCTTACCCATGGGGTTCGTCTCAG GAGGTGGAAACTtcaagtgctggatttacagaaTGTCAGTGAGAACTTCTGGGTGGTATGGTCCGAAGCCATGGCCCGTGGGTGCTTACCAAATGCCATGACGAACAGAAAACTAGTGCAGGACTGTCCAAGGATGAGAGGACAGCAGCCCTTGACTGTGTTCATTGACCTTTGCCTCAAGAGCAGGACTCTGGATGAATACCTCACCTGCCTCTTTCTATGGGTCAAGCAGAGGGAAGGTTTAGTACACCTGTGCTGTAAGAAACTGAAAATGTTGGGAATGCTCCTCCACAATATCAGAAACATCCTGAAAACAGTCAACCCAGACTGTATCCAGGAGGTGGAAATGAATTGCAATTGGACACTGCCCGTCCTGGCAGAGTTTACCCCACACCTCGGCCAGATGAGGAATCTTCAGAAGCTCGTTCTCTCTGACATAGATGTCTTTCGCTACATTTCCCCAGAGCAGAAGAAGGAATTTGTTACCCAGTTCACCTCTCAGTTCCTCAAGCTGCGCTGCCTCCAAAAGCTTTATATGAACTTGGTTTCTTTCCTTGAAGGCCACCTGGACCAGCTGCTCAG CTGTCTAAAGACCTCGTTAAAGATCCTCGCAATAACTAATTGTGTGCTTTTGGAATCAGACTTGAAGCATCTGTCCAAGTGCCCAAGCATTGGTCAACTAAAGACCCTGGACCTGAGTGGCACCAGACTGGCCAATTTCAGCCTTGTGCCTCTCCAAGTTCTGCTAGAAAAAGTTGCAGGTACCCTTGAGTACCTGGACTTAGATGACTGTGGCATCGTAGACTCCCAAGTCAACGCCATCCTGCCTGCCCTGAGCCGCTGCTTTGAGCTCACCACCTTCAGCTTCCGTGGAAATCCCATCTCCATGGCAACCCTGGAGAACCTGCTGTGCCACACAATCAGACTCAACAACTTATGCCTGGAGCTGTATCCTGCCCCGCGGGAGAGTTATGATGTTCGTGGTATCGTCTGCCGGAGCAGATTTGCCCAACTTGGGGCTGAGCTGATGGGGAGAGTGAGGGCCTTAAGGGAGCCCAAGAGGATCTTGTTCTGTACTGACTACTGCCCTCAGTGTGGCAACAGGTCACTTTATGACCTGGAGGTAGACCGTTGTTGCTGTTGA